The Pieris brassicae chromosome 3, ilPieBrab1.1, whole genome shotgun sequence genome contains the following window.
aaaaattgtatgaccACTACAATTGTATCGCTCTcgaaagaattttaaataaatgtggaCTGTAAACTTGCTGCTTTATTAAGTGAGGGGCAATTTTTCTTACCAGCACTCTGTGGTGCCAAGtcgaataaattaatgtttcgCCGGTAATCAAACCCAGTAACTTCGTTAGATTatccaataatttatttttatacattaggTACCTATCCTTCCAAACACACCTTAGTCACACAAATATTTTCCTGTTATACTTGAGACATACGACgtcaataaatgtattattcgttttcctatttttaaggatatatttttatgttacacccatttaattataaaaccatAAGGAGGAGGAAAATCGTTTTTTCCTTTAGATCTATGAAAGTGAAGTCTCTCCAAAgagattcatttttatttagtttttctcAATTTACAATTGACGGCTATTAAATCTAAGTTTACTAAAAAGAGACTTTTTGAAGCTATATTCTATCATTCTTAACAAAACGTAATAGTTTTAGTGCAGTTTAAActctcttttaaaataataaattcgacTAAAAGGCTAGTCATGCTTCTAGGAAGCtaagcataaaatatatagtcttgtcaacaatagaaaaatgttGCATTCTTTTCAGGAAATTGACTATTAAAGATGGTTTAGAAAATAGATCCTCTGAAGAAGAGTACATAGGTCGCTtcttatagaaaatttaagatttcATGTGCGCATGTACAAAAAAGTCTCTTCGGGAAAATGTTACCAACGAAAAAATGGAACGTCCTTATCATAGTATTATGACTGCAAAATATAGGAAGAGATTTACAAGGCCGACCTCGAGtccttcataataataataaaagtccgtttaattatagaatataaagcttagatttttaaacacattgtTTTTCTTGTTATCCTGATATCCTTCAGTATCTGTAATCGAAACTTTACCGTTTAACGCATCCTCCAGCTTTCTCCAAATAACTCTGTCCATGGCTTTCTTTCCTTAATCGCTTGCTGCCAACTCTCCTATTTTATATCTCCACCTTTTTTGAGGGCTTCCTCTTCTCCTTCTTCCTCCCGGTCCTTTCTCTTCATATGCTCTAGAAAGTGAATATTAGTAtgttcatatattatatatataagatatatctTTTTGGAAGAATCCTTATTTTTGCGCCCTTGATTTTTACTGTACAAAACACTAAAATTACCACTCCAGTTTGTATTTGCAAATTAACTCGCACAATGTTGCGGATCCGAGCTGTATCATGAGATAACTTTTTACAGTCGGACAGATAAAAATACTCTCGTTCAATCTGCGGAACTTTGGAGAAATAGCAATGAGAAGACGTAAAAAAGCAATAGCTGAGGGACAATTTGTCGGAAACCATGACTTCTACCTCAAACTCGTGGTCAAGAAATGTATTCTACGTTATAACGCTATAAttaggtaaatattttctatttaaatagaatagaAATGTTTGTAAGAACGCGTGTGACTGGAATTTcctatttacttatatatacgTAAGTAAAGTGATGgtaaacacatttataagaTTATCATCCTTATTACCTCACACTGGAAATGTTGTTGATTGTTCTAGTTTGCATTCTAAAGGCGAGTTGGGCCAATTTTTGGTTACTGTTACTGTAACCAAAAATTGGCCCAACTCTATCttaaactttttttgtttgttgttttaataaaattaatatattttcatttttttaataattttaattacagatATGTATCCATGATAGAAAGTGCGTTCAGCTTGGCTTCGGCATTACAATTTATGCTGAGTGTTATGGTTCTCTGCTTGGTTGGAGTCCGATTTCTCTCGGTAATTACATATGTGACATATTTACAGGCTTATCAAGTTAATTATACTGTTAACAGTCATGcatgattttattacattttataactagtatacattatataataaattatgttataacagttaggattttatatattgtgttttgttttatctgtatatgTGTTTTGTGTACCAAATGTGTTGCTTTATTCATTTGGTTTATACTTTAATACACATATGATTAATCCTACCGTTGGTCTCAAAGATAATATAAACCTATTTCTAGGTCCGAAAggattaaacattattactaCTATGCACTGGTTGACGTAAAATGTCtaccaaattaatatttttttgattttattatttttcggctatttaacaaaaaaaatttgtgAACATCCAAATACTCAATCATTACTACGTTTTATTTACGCAATATCTAGCTGAAGTATCTCTTATATTAcgaaatataacattattatttgtaacttAATACGTGTTATGAAGACAAATACGTTTTTAGATGAAGGTGACGTAGCCTATATATTTCACGCACGAATGGCAATGAAAATCTACGAAAGAGGGAAAATTATGTGTCAAAAGCAAAAAGgatttataaattacctaTGTAATCTATCTCTCTCTATCTCTAATATGTAATTATCGCCTTAATAAGAATCTTAATACAAAACGATTTTAAACAGcgtcattttattaaaaatggtacatttttttctcactgaaaaaagataatttttacGGAAAGAAATTCTTTTTCCCAAAAGAAGGCTATCTTTAGGGTAAGATTCAAAGTCGAAACTTACCGCTTAGGACTTTTATATACGGGTATCTTTACCCTTTCATGAAGCCAATTCCATATTGGcacaattacaattaaaaataaattttaataatattaacataaacagaatatataatttagtttctgTCGCTCTGTATATTGTACGTAGTCGGTCTGTTAAGTTCTGTTATAAacggaaataattataaaaacaaaagtactgatcagtttttaataagtgatatatcaatttatagtACATTAATTAAGGAATAAAATTCTTCGAAATGACCTCCCTTATTTTTAATGCAGACCTTTAAGCGCCGCGGCCAGTCGTCTATCGCAGCACGCACCATATTCATGTCGATTTCAGTgactgctttttttaaatgtgactTCAGACTCCAAAAATTTTATGAGAAATTTTTACAGGCTTCCTCTCCAAGACCTGCCAAATTTTATAGTCCAAAGGATTAAAGCCCGTACTGGAGGAAGGCCAATCCTCAAGTCGATGTTTTAACGCTCAAACCGGGCTTGAGTGGTCTAGGCTTTGTGTGCTGGCGCAGAGTCCTGCTGAAACACGAATTGATGTCCGATATTCCGCAAATAGCGTGCTAAGCAGGTCTTTGACAAGCCAATCCAAAACCGTCTCTTGGTACACTTTTGCATTAGTATTAGGACACTCCCAACCAGACCATTAATGATAATGGATGATGTCCATGTTGCACCCTCGGAACTTTATTTCCAGCTTCATTCTGTTTATTGTACTTCTCTTCAATATCGAAAATGTTTTCGTCCGTAAAGAGGATATCACGGAATCGGTTTTTCGCATACCGCTTTAACAACACCGGGATCTCTTaagcattattattttcagacgAGCATTAAGTAAGTGCCcactcttttttttatataacttctGTTTTCAGACAGGATTTCTTGCTAACGCGGCCTGATTACTTCTGCTGTTCTTGCGGAGCTTGGCCGGCTAGTTTTTTTCTTGTCCTCAACACTGGAGACTTCACTGTACCTATCAATAGTACGGTACACAAACCTAAGcgttaaattcaaatttttgagCAACTTCAAAATGATACTCGGCGAGTGCCCCATTGTGTGCAACACAATAACAGCTATttggttttctttaaatgtccGCTCCATCGTGTAAAATTACGAAAAGTGGTtgcttttttgtattaaaacagtagtcaaacattcaaaaatagaatgcattattttttttataaaatcatgttcgaaatttaaaaataatgtgccaGTGACAGAACTTTGGGACCAACTACGTATGAGAGAACGGAGCCTTCATATTCTTACCATTTGTTCAATACTGGATTCCATATCGTACTCTTATATGATATGAGTATCAACAAGCATGCACCCATCGCGGCTCCAGGGTGAATGCCAATGCTATCAAGTATTCCAACGCCCCAAAGACGAAATTAGATACACTCCAACACAGTGCTGTAATCTGTGCCCTAGTAATCTCCATAAAACGAATTGAAAATCGCCTTCATTTAGAGCTCAGTCTCTACACTTGACCTATATAGTGCAACTAAATCAGTCTACCTAGGTTGGTTCATGGCCTAGTAAACAAGGTCTAGTGTTACCGATCGACAGCACGCTGACGTCATCATTTAGCGGTATATTAATTTACGATCAATAAATTACCAACAATTGTACGTAACATTAAGCACGCATGTTTGGTGttcgtatatttttatcattttcttcattcaaataaaaagaaaatgataTATGGGATACAAAGGCgtaaaaaataatgcatttGTTATGTTAGCTGTTaagctatatatttattatttgcctACCCACTAATATTTCTCAAACTACATTGGTGAAAACAATAGATTTCTCTAGACTCAGTTAAAAAAGGCAAACGTTTTAACTGAAAACGTGGCAGCTGTAATATCAACAAGCTAAAATTCTAGGAGcacaacaataatatatttttttaatgtaagggGCAGGAAGCTcgcctgatgttaactgataccgccgtccaagtgcgttgccggcctttcaggAATTGGTATgctgttttcttgaaggaccctaaatcgaTTGGTTTTcgatcgaattggttcggaaatacttcagtgggcagctggctAGAATAAAGTATCGATAAATATCTTAAGATAGAATAATACGTAATTTTATtaccaataataaaattatcctCTCTTTCCGATAACGGAACACGTACCTAAtttgaaaatcgaataaaattgtcatgtttattttatcaacGTCCGCAGATCGAGAATCCAAGATGTCATCCCATACAAATCGTTTGGATGGCAATCTACCTGGCTTGTATGTTGATAGAGGTGTTCATATTGTGCTGGTTCGGGAACGAGCTCATTCTGAAGGTAACACGTTTTAtccatttattacatttactttGTGACCCTTACAATTGACTGTTATGcgtattaaacattattcgCTTGTTAGTTAgaggtataaatatttaatgattataagCTTATTTCTCGTGATTTAATACTATAGTGAGATGTTTTCTTTATGATAGTAATAGACGTATCAACGAAACACATTAATAGCCTAAACATTGACACGAAAATAAACTAGCGTTACTGTTAAAACGTGTGATTTaccaataaatgtttatttgcaaaataaaattatttctctaACCcaaagttttattacaaacataaattaaacttcATCTGCCCCATGGTGCTAGACGTcagtaatgaaaaaaatctatacaaaATATGACTTACAGAAAAGCTTATTATTTCTGTTAGAGGAAATATCCAAACTAAAAACTAGTAAAAGCAAAAATGTACGGAGGGAAAAATTTGTTCCCGTTCTCTACTGGCATTATTCCTAGctgcttattattttaaaatattaattagatatttatGCCGTTTTCTATATGAAAATACTTAGCGtagaataatactttaaaaaggAGGTGCCAATTGACGAAAGAAGGTATAAAAAGCTATGCTAAGCCATAGTCTTGGTAATTCTCTATCAGCTTCCTTGATCGTCTTCATGGACAagtatcagccttctgtgactgATACACACCGACGTATTTTGGACTTCAGATGTACTGTTTTCTAAGAGTAAGTTGACACTTGCTCGCacacaaagaaagaaaaatccattggtgcaccgCCGGGACTTGAACCCCGTGGTTGAAAGCAGTGCCTTAGCTAACAGTGCTGTGAATAAGtcagtattattttagttcaaaTTGTTCTTGTATCTCTTCGTTACTTCAAACAAAACGAAAAATAGGCATAGATTTTCTACCTTGAAGGAGATAATCCTATAAAGAGAATATTATATGTCTCAGAGTTTGGAGCTCAGTATGGCGGCGTACGAAGGACCCTGGTTGAAATTAGACCCTAAAACCACAATGCTCATTATCGTATTCATGGAACGATGCAAGCGCCCTCTGCGAGTTACTGCGGGGAAGATTTTCACGCTATCCCTCGACACCTATACGAACGTAAGGAAATTAATTCGAATTTTCCTCAAAGTGtgcaattataaatttatactaaaaggtgttaatttattatataatttaccaCCGCAGCGACTTAAAATCCTACGACAATTCTCTTCCCGTACGTTCTGGGCGttcatttcattcattaaacatttttataggaaAAGAAGTGATATGCCTCCTGTGACTTAGACACGTCATCTAAATTTGGTCTGATGGATTCACCATATAAACGTGTTacttgaaaattaatttaatacaaacaaagcCTTCTTAAacattagattaacaaaaagGCAGAACAGCGCTCTTTTAAtttgtcataaaaatattttttacagctaATAAATTGGTCCTACAAAGCGTTTGCTGTTATAAGGAATATGAAAAaatagtttgtttttattttattgatatgatAGAActaagcaataataataagagtaataaaaacgtaagtaataattaaatattgttttattgctACTTATTGTCCAGAGGCCtactacaaaataactttacaaCAGGAGCCGCTAACGgcaaattaatttgtataggAAAACCCTTCGTAAcaaggtttttttatattttctttagatAATTCCCCGATCATATTGTCGTCAGAGGTATTAAGTAgcttatgtatatgtataacttAACTTATTGGTAACTATGATGATCAAGCACCACcaattttgtaacattttgatttctgtataatatatacaaaaattgtagAAAGATTCTCCTTAGCTTTTGTTCAACATGACTTCTTCGACGTTCGTCTCTGTTACGTTCATTCCCATAATTTGTTCAGTGTTGTACCTGTCATAGCCATATGTTGGACAGTCAGTCAGGACAAATCGTAACACCGTCTCTTAAGGTGAATTGCCACAAAGACAGGCTGAAAATTCTGAACCTGTGAATATTCCATAAGAATCCACCGTGACCTACCACTTCTACTACGTCTGTGTCGTCTCTggtgtaaataatttgtttaattattgaatcGACCGAAACAAGTAGTGTGGACATTTATCggaaataatttagaaaaaaaacagttattttatagttatgtATTCTAAACGTTTGTGCGCAGGCACAAAGGTTCCTAGTTCTAAAATCCATTACGAAGAAACCGTATATGTAACAAAGAAAAGTGTACTTCTCAATCGCCCTGAGCCTCGCCAGACAAACTTTCAAGGGGCGTCGCGTAACActgtataaatgtaacgagTAAACAGTATTTCTTGCCCGAGAAAGAAGTCTCGCCTTTTATAAACTGTTAAAattgtttctattttaaaCTGTTCTAAGTTTCCACTACACAGCTTCGATTACAAGTATTACACTTTAAAggagaaagaaaatattttacctttGTGATCAAAGAGTAATgtaatatgcttaaaaacaCCAAAGACGACAAATTCAATAAGTTTTGGATATACGGGTatcatatttaacattatatcaCGACTCTGATCTGATGCTATAAATTAAATCGAGATGTTGTTGGTACGTATTTACATGATAAGCGATGAAAACATTCAGGCTAATTTGCCAGCAATTACTTTCtacaatatatatgataacATTTACTCATATGTTCACAATGAaactacatataaataattatcgtaCTTATAATTCTCTAAACaggaatttgttttatttcgtcTCAGTAGGAACCAAAAGTTGCCAGtagcttttaatataaatgatatacatttatatacacaGATCaagtattgaaaatatttacaaacataatCTTTAATTTCATCAGTGCCGCagtcaatattaatttagtgaTCATATCTTTGTTACACGAATAAACGAATTATATTcactagattttttttctttttatacgtTTTGTTTCAACGGAGCGGTAGATATTTTAGTCTTCTATGTAAGCCCGCTCTCCCTTACACTATTTTTAAACCCCTTTGCCACATTTTACTCGTTATCTCGTGTACAAAAAGGTTAGTGAGAAAGtaagtagttttatttagaattgaATGTTTTCTAAATAACAGTACTTATAACTTCGTATAACGCATGGATTATGTTTCATGCTAATTACACAGCGTTCCAATATCTGTGAATTAAAGCCAATTCACATTGCAATCATCAATGCTGTAATATTTGTGACAATCGGTAATTAATTAGGTCGTCGAATCCCTCAAGAAAATAACAATTGCAATACTTTTATAGAACACTATCTTGGCTAAAAGCCACTTTTATATACAAAGACTAACTTCGTTGAATTTTAAGGTGTCCGGAATTGCATTCTGAAGTTTCTATTCTTTATTTTCCATCgagtttttcaatttaattgaaaGTTGCAAACAAATGAATGCGTATTTTTGTCCGTTTCGATTTCTATCTAGTTTTCACGTATTCTATGATAATGATATGGCCAGAGCAGGCATTTTGTGGTGCAGGCCTATACCAAAATATGCCTCTACCTTTTAATCCCTAGTTTTACGCCAtgctatattaatatattaatcacTACAGGTTCGGCATGGATAGATTAGAAAAATATGTTGGAAATAAACTTAGGACATGaagtagaattttttttgaataggTAGGTAGTATTAGAGTTTGttactaatatatacatacaaatatttcctgtttataaaaaaaatattactctattatattattactacacTAATTGAGTCACTTATATATTTGCAAAGTAACGTCATTCAGTCTGTCTGTCAGGTAATTACCAAAGATTAATGGAGGCCTCGCGCGAATCGTACTTTTGTAaaccattaaataaatacttatacgGTTCAAAAGCGAATTTATCCGTTATTGCACACACTAAGTTCCGGAATTAAACCCAATAACACTATTATGTTATGCTTGGTTTGTCAATTTCGGACAGCAGTTTtggcctaaaaaggttgtagcactactggttttattttattttttaatttttcaattgcCTCTTTCTTCCTCTCAATTGTCTTAAATAATAGATGTCaatgtttttttcaaaattatttttatctacatGCTACTCACACTTAGATGGAATAAGGTATTACGGCTATAAacccattaaaataaataaatgaaataatcctTTATTGATGTATTTACTCTAGAGAAgttgttttacaatttacagtatattttatactatgaAAACTAATCAGCTTGACTCTCGACATGACTTCTCCACATGTCGCCATATTAATCGGTTCCCGGCTATTTTATACCATACTGCCCCAGCTATCCTTCTTTTGCCCTTCTTAACAACGCCTCATCTCTCTTTCTTCGCTTCTCTTTCCATCCCTAGAATACCACTCTTTTACCTTTTTCTCTTATCATGTGTCTCAATTATTGCCTTTGACTTTAACATGTCATTTTTGCATACCTGAacttacttttacttttttcttCTCTAACTTATCCTcatcattatttatactatgCAAGTTATTTAGGAAttcacttatattattttgtaaggaTGTGGTTAAAGCTCAAATTTCGCAGccatatgtaaaatatatatggtaaacatatttaataatatgtaaaagtagattactaataatttaataaataaatgtaaaagcaTTATAGCTAAGTAACGAAATCGATTGGATATTTTCGagcttaataaacatatacaaataatgtttataatatgaatCTAGACTAACTACTTGTCTGCTCATTTCTTtgtaatagataattaaaaaatgattttaagatTTGTATATCTATCAACATTAACAATTTCAGAATTAGCACTAAGAAAGTATGATTTGATATATGGGAGCCTTCCGACGGCTTGAACCAAACTCACTTGTCagcaaacaaaacaaataatgtcATTCCCATACAAATTCGTTTAGTGTTAGTGGGTCATGAAACACTGAACATGATTTGGTCAAGTCAATGGCAAATCCAATATGTTATTATCAGATGGGTGTCACATGTAAAGAATCTTGCCCTTTACACGTGAGTTACAATGAGAGTTACCTACCTACTTACCTAATGGCGGCATTAGTAACGaagtacaataattataatttaaaataaaaattacataactcTAATGTAACGGTAACAATAACTTATTGAAATCACcttcaaaaacaataacttCGTTATATAATCTTGATTTTTCTTTGAGAAATTAGTCTGGATAAAAGAACACTTGGAGCGCGACTCGCTCTGTTGTATCTGTCTGGAGCAGTGTGACATTTGCTTAGTCGGACAGAGTAGAAATCAATAAATCCAATAGCCTAGAACAATACCAGATTCTCCTTGCCAAGAGCACTTAACAGTGAAGAATTTAGCAGAACTAAGacttacttaaaattaatctgAGCCATTTGAAAAGTATGTATTGTTAACAATAGGAAAGATAACGAACATTTTGAATtcatttattgtatgtatttgtagaatatcattattatatattaacagttACTACTAACGCGATAGAACGACACAAAATTACCCACACCTATTATCctacataaaaacatttaaaaatgtatttatctaTCTTAATCTTATAACTATAGCAAGCAACTCTTGTGAACTCAGTCAGTGTACAAAAAATAGGTCCACGTCGCGTCGATAGAAATTCTGTATATTAGTTGTGTGCTCGCGTGAGTGGAGCTTCGCTAATCAAGTTGGAATGTGCGTGCGGTATATCCAAAAGTTTAGAATTCCGCCTCAGGTATATCAGGGCCTTAGAGAAACACGGGCAAAGGAGTTCTTTAGGTCTTGGAAAGTAGGTTGTCAGACAGTGGTTGCAAGGCTCACTGCCTAAGGATTCTACAACTACTCAGACTGTTACCCGAAATAATTCTCAATTCGCCCAGAGACAAATCTTTCTTTTCTCAATATTAGTTATAGAGTTGAAAATAGTTGTTTGCActtgattttttaaagaatacatATAATGTGCTCTAGTTTTCTTGTATAACGTCGAAACTCTAGACTCGTTGTGcgacttttaatattaaaaatcttcgCTAATATAGTGTTTAAATAGAGTAATCtgacacaaataaataatgattacaaAATCTCGTTTTCATTGTCGTATCAGAATACGATAAAAACCAATATTATCAtagtttattgataaataagtaataaattaaaaaagtaatgaaatttttgtCTCATAGATTTGTATAATATGACGTGAATATAATTCTGGAAAATAATTGctaaaaattttacaaaatatttattataacaacacatgttaagaatattttcgtAAGCTTAATTTAGGTTATAGAATACGGAGcataaaaaaaggtaaaaatttattttatgattgacCAACCGAGAGgctattcataaaattaattgaatttgaacCATAGAACATTCTTAAACAACTTTATAAGTACTTAAATAGGAAATTCTTTTTTCAATAGATATCGGTTTTACAGCCCGAAACGGCTGTTTATTTTTTggcttttatttttcaattcttttgtgtttttcattcaaaatttTCTCATgagataaaagaaaaaatatttagttattaagatattttataatgctAATGAGACCcttaatgaaaaaattaaatataatattaggaaattggcgtatttcgtactggccactttaatcacctttggtaaggaattccaaattcaaatttgtacagctatttactcatgtatttgtgcttcgatgaccgtattcgtcattcaattgtttttttctgtttgcgtcactcattttacaaaatggaaaacttaaagtatcgcattatttacgggTACGAGTTCCgacgtggcactagtgctgcggaaacgactcgaagggtgaatgatgtgtatggcatgtcatgttgcaaaagaaaacacagttcatttttggttccaacgttttcgttctggaaatttcgacctgcagaacaagccccgtggacggcctgagacccaagttgataatgaagtattgaaggctattg
Protein-coding sequences here:
- the LOC123707125 gene encoding odorant receptor Or2-like; amino-acid sequence: MWYNKYSPNCLYFWLQIIYTVIVLWLVCFLPAIGEIEYLLKRQDNVGEIAEGEMYTYFKVAVFWLNKRKILRLLKYLHCKEFKPDEQEHREILRDSIKTSRFVMTSYSTMCVGAVSVAMIMPLAENFEILPTNVEYTYINVNKAPAYPIIYLHHVYYKPATCIIDGAMDTMLAAFVVCAIGQIKILSFNLRNFGEIAMRRRKKAIAEGQFVGNHDFYLKLVVKKCILRYNAIIRYVSMIESAFSLASALQFMLSVMVLCLVGVRFLSIENPRCHPIQIVWMAIYLACMLIEVFILCWFGNELILKSLELSMAAYEGPWLKLDPKTTMLIIVFMERCKRPLRVTAGKIFTLSLDTYTNLINWSYKAFAVIRNMKK